In a single window of the Flavobacterium sp. W4I14 genome:
- a CDS encoding APA family basic amino acid/polyamine antiporter (product_source=KO:K03294; cog=COG0531; ko=KO:K03294; pfam=PF13520; transmembrane_helix_parts=Inside_1_6,TMhelix_7_26,Outside_27_40,TMhelix_41_63,Inside_64_83,TMhelix_84_106,Outside_107_125,TMhelix_126_148,Inside_149_154,TMhelix_155_177,Outside_178_196,TMhelix_197_216,Inside_217_235,TMhelix_236_255,Outside_256_280,TMhelix_281_303,Inside_304_330,TMhelix_331_350,Outside_351_355,TMhelix_356_378,Inside_379_389,TMhelix_390_412,Outside_413_421,TMhelix_422_439,Inside_440_445) — protein sequence MQQKKQLSLFDLSMIVVSLVIGMGVFRTPVNVAAKAQIPELFYLAWFIGGFVAFCGALTYAEIGSRFPVTGGYYKIFSAAYHPSIAFAINCIVIISSAASVAAISIIGAEYLSKIILPVDKQNETYRVAIAITTILVFYFINLLGLKASSKTQNVLTVIKIGMILTLICAVFFGGQTQTVTPIFKTATGALPTWPDYGKALGLCLIAVSFSYAGYAQTINFGGEVKEAKKVIPRSIIIGLTIIVILYLAINYVYVKVIGFEELKSAESIAAILASKIFGPAGFNALSVIIFFSVMGYVNVNLLSNPRAMFAMGEEGALPKIFSRMNKKTEVITISLTVFTLVAVVIIFYAKTFDKILNYTIFLESISMASSAATIFILRKRTARLDKKTIYTVPLYPILPIIFIAAYTFVAFSIYADDPNAALNGLCIFVGFLVIYFVSRWFKKK from the coding sequence ATGCAACAAAAGAAGCAACTTTCGCTATTTGATTTATCCATGATTGTGGTGAGTTTAGTTATTGGCATGGGTGTTTTCCGTACACCTGTAAACGTAGCTGCTAAGGCACAAATTCCCGAACTGTTTTATTTGGCCTGGTTTATTGGTGGTTTTGTAGCCTTTTGTGGTGCGTTAACTTATGCAGAAATCGGTTCCCGCTTTCCGGTAACAGGGGGATACTATAAAATATTTTCAGCAGCTTATCATCCATCCATTGCTTTTGCCATTAATTGTATTGTGATCATTTCGAGTGCGGCATCGGTAGCAGCTATTTCGATTATTGGGGCAGAATACCTGAGTAAAATTATTTTACCTGTTGATAAACAGAATGAAACCTATCGCGTTGCCATTGCAATTACCACCATTTTGGTGTTTTATTTCATTAATCTGTTAGGCTTAAAAGCGAGTTCTAAAACACAGAATGTATTAACGGTAATTAAAATCGGAATGATTTTAACACTCATCTGCGCAGTATTTTTTGGCGGACAAACACAAACCGTTACCCCAATTTTTAAAACAGCAACAGGTGCTTTACCAACCTGGCCTGATTATGGAAAAGCCTTAGGCCTGTGTTTAATTGCAGTTTCTTTTTCTTATGCGGGTTATGCGCAAACCATCAACTTTGGGGGCGAAGTTAAAGAAGCCAAAAAAGTGATTCCACGTTCCATTATTATCGGCTTAACCATTATTGTAATTCTTTACCTGGCCATCAACTATGTGTATGTAAAAGTAATCGGTTTTGAAGAATTAAAATCAGCAGAAAGCATAGCCGCGATATTGGCTTCGAAGATATTTGGTCCTGCCGGATTTAACGCACTTTCCGTAATCATCTTTTTTTCGGTAATGGGTTATGTAAATGTAAATCTGCTGAGCAATCCCAGAGCAATGTTTGCCATGGGCGAAGAAGGAGCCCTGCCAAAAATATTTAGCAGGATGAACAAAAAAACAGAAGTAATTACCATTAGCTTAACCGTTTTCACATTAGTTGCTGTGGTAATTATTTTCTATGCGAAAACCTTCGACAAGATTTTAAACTATACTATTTTCTTAGAAAGCATTAGCATGGCCAGTTCGGCAGCTACGATTTTCATTCTCCGGAAAAGAACAGCACGTCTTGATAAAAAAACCATCTATACTGTTCCTTTATATCCTATATTGCCTATTATTTTTATTGCTGCTTATACCTTCGTGGCCTTTAGCATTTATGCCGACGACCCGAATGCGGCACTGAACGGATTATGTATTTTTGTTGGCTTTCTGGTAATTTATTTTGTGAGCAGATGGTTTAAAAAGAAATAG
- a CDS encoding hypothetical protein (product_source=Hypo-rule applied), producing the protein MKNPAFFGLQSDEEFVEITLMIENKNIFKYLLQNYYTIIDLFCEARKRKFQHVNNGWRLVH; encoded by the coding sequence ATGAAAAACCCTGCATTTTTTGGTTTGCAAAGCGATGAAGAATTTGTAGAAATAACCCTGATGATTGAAAATAAAAATATTTTCAAATACCTTCTTCAGAATTATTATACAATAATAGATTTATTCTGTGAGGCTCGCAAAAGAAAATTTCAACATGTAAACAATGGATGGCGACTGGTTCATTAG
- a CDS encoding topoisomerase-4 subunit B (product_source=KO:K02622; cath_funfam=3.30.230.10,3.30.565.10,3.40.50.670; cog=COG0187; ko=KO:K02622; pfam=PF00204,PF01751,PF02518; smart=SM00433; superfamily=54211,55874) — translation MAEVIYNDDSIRSLDWKEHIRLRPGMYIGKLGDGSAQDDGIYVLLKEIVDNSIDEFVMGTGKTIEITVSEQKVNIRDYGRGIPLGKVIDCVSKINTGGKYDSNAFQKSVGLNGVGTKAVNALSTSFMVQSYRDGKTKKVEFSKGEIVNEQPIIDTTQRNGTAITFYPDETIFRNYHYIPDFVESMVWNYVFLNTGLTVNFNNQKYFSERGLYDLLSKFNKPEEIRYPIIHMIGPDIEIAMTHGQQYGEDYHSFVNGQHTTQGGTHQAAFRAAVVKTVREFFKKEFDAADVRSSIIAAISVRVQEPVFESQTKTKLGSQNMGPEGPSVATFINDFVKKELDDYLHKNPDVADALLKRIMQSERERKDIAGIKKLANDRAKKASLHNKKLRDCKVHFNTTHEKRYETTLFITEGDSASGSITKSRDVDCQAVFSLKGKPLNCYELTKKVVYENEEFNLLQHALNIEDGLEGLHYNNIVIATDADVDGMHIRLLMMTFFLQFFPDLVKAGHVYILQTPLFRVRNKKETIYCYSDEERKNAIEKLGNKPEITRFKGLGEISPDEFGLFIGKDIRLDPVILKDQTIKSLLEYYMGKNTPDRQQHIIRNLRVEKDEVTEEPKVITEDVA, via the coding sequence ATGGCAGAAGTAATTTATAACGACGATAGTATCCGTTCATTAGATTGGAAAGAGCACATCAGGCTTCGTCCGGGGATGTACATTGGTAAACTTGGCGATGGTTCTGCGCAGGATGACGGTATTTACGTTTTGTTAAAAGAAATTGTAGATAACTCTATCGATGAGTTTGTAATGGGTACCGGAAAAACCATCGAAATTACCGTTTCTGAACAAAAGGTAAATATACGCGATTACGGTCGCGGCATTCCACTGGGCAAGGTAATCGATTGTGTAAGCAAGATCAATACCGGTGGTAAATACGACAGCAATGCCTTCCAGAAATCTGTTGGTTTAAATGGGGTAGGTACTAAGGCTGTAAATGCACTTTCTACTAGCTTTATGGTGCAGTCGTACCGTGATGGAAAAACGAAAAAAGTGGAATTTTCTAAAGGGGAAATTGTAAATGAGCAGCCAATTATCGATACCACTCAACGCAATGGTACAGCGATTACTTTTTACCCGGATGAAACCATTTTCAGGAACTACCATTACATCCCTGATTTTGTGGAGAGTATGGTGTGGAACTATGTGTTCTTAAATACAGGCTTAACCGTAAATTTTAATAATCAGAAATATTTTTCAGAAAGAGGTCTTTACGATCTGCTTTCTAAATTTAATAAGCCAGAAGAAATCCGTTACCCAATTATCCACATGATTGGACCGGATATCGAAATTGCGATGACCCACGGGCAGCAATATGGTGAAGACTACCATTCGTTTGTGAACGGACAGCACACTACACAAGGTGGAACGCACCAGGCGGCTTTTAGGGCAGCTGTAGTGAAAACCGTTCGGGAGTTTTTCAAAAAAGAGTTTGATGCAGCCGACGTGCGTTCATCCATTATTGCAGCAATTTCTGTGCGTGTACAGGAGCCCGTTTTCGAATCGCAGACCAAAACAAAACTAGGTTCGCAGAATATGGGACCAGAAGGGCCATCGGTAGCTACTTTTATCAACGATTTTGTTAAAAAAGAACTGGATGATTATCTGCATAAAAATCCAGATGTTGCTGATGCTTTGTTGAAAAGAATTATGCAATCGGAGCGCGAGCGTAAAGATATTGCAGGCATCAAGAAACTGGCAAACGATAGGGCAAAAAAGGCATCGTTACACAATAAAAAACTGCGAGATTGTAAGGTGCATTTTAATACTACGCACGAGAAACGTTACGAAACTACCTTGTTTATTACTGAGGGAGATTCGGCATCGGGTTCGATCACAAAATCGCGTGATGTAGATTGCCAGGCGGTGTTTAGTTTGAAGGGTAAGCCGCTTAACTGTTACGAGCTTACCAAAAAAGTGGTTTACGAAAATGAAGAATTTAACCTGCTGCAGCACGCTTTAAATATTGAAGATGGTTTGGAAGGATTGCATTATAACAATATTGTAATTGCAACAGATGCCGATGTGGATGGGATGCACATCCGTTTGTTGATGATGACCTTCTTTCTTCAGTTCTTTCCTGATCTGGTTAAAGCAGGCCATGTGTACATTCTTCAAACGCCGCTTTTCAGGGTTCGGAACAAAAAGGAAACGATTTATTGTTACAGTGATGAAGAACGTAAAAACGCGATCGAAAAACTGGGCAATAAACCAGAAATTACCCGATTTAAAGGTTTGGGAGAAATTTCTCCTGATGAATTCGGCTTGTTTATCGGGAAAGATATCAGGTTAGACCCCGTTATTTTGAAAGATCAAACAATTAAAAGTTTGCTGGAATACTATATGGGTAAAAATACGCCTGATAGGCAACAGCACATTATCCGTAACCTAAGGGTAGAGAAGGATGAGGTGACTGAAGAACCTAAAGTGATTACTGAAGATGTAGCATAA
- a CDS encoding membrane protein (product_source=KO:K07058; cog=COG1295; ko=KO:K07058; pfam=PF03631; tigrfam=TIGR00765; transmembrane_helix_parts=Inside_1_35,TMhelix_36_58,Outside_59_100,TMhelix_101_123,Inside_124_148,TMhelix_149_171,Outside_172_200,TMhelix_201_223,Inside_224_235,TMhelix_236_258,Outside_259_267,TMhelix_268_290,Inside_291_340), translating into MRVIHKVKYFFIALYHLFVAAGKGFMEDRVTKLSASLAYYTIFSLTPLIIIMLSAATLFFGDKRNEITRGQFYGQITKMVGKEAATQIQGFVEHANKSGQSTIGLIIGIGTLIIGSTAIFIEIQDSINMIWKVKAVPKKGWIKMLSNRLLSFSLIVSMGFLLLVSLVVNTVVVGLGSKLANLLSQSKIDEVIPVANDTMAILIYILNNVITLAAVTAVFAVIFKVLPDVVIRWKSAIIGALFTAVLFSLGKYLIGIYIEKGNPGSAFGAASSIIVILLWIYYTSIILYFGAEFTQAYAEKYDNGISPSKYAVFTKITIVEKKVDVLPPQHPEDTVNVPKE; encoded by the coding sequence ATGAGAGTTATCCATAAGGTCAAATATTTCTTTATTGCACTTTATCATCTTTTTGTTGCTGCCGGAAAAGGTTTTATGGAAGATAGGGTAACTAAATTGAGTGCTTCGCTTGCCTATTACACCATTTTTTCGCTTACCCCACTCATCATTATCATGCTATCTGCCGCTACCCTATTTTTCGGCGACAAAAGAAATGAGATAACAAGAGGTCAGTTTTATGGACAGATTACCAAAATGGTTGGCAAAGAGGCAGCTACACAAATTCAAGGTTTTGTAGAACATGCCAACAAATCCGGGCAATCTACCATTGGTTTAATTATTGGGATTGGTACATTGATTATTGGCTCAACTGCTATTTTTATTGAGATACAAGATAGTATCAACATGATCTGGAAAGTGAAGGCTGTGCCCAAAAAAGGCTGGATAAAAATGCTTTCTAACAGGTTATTGTCTTTCTCTTTAATTGTTTCGATGGGCTTTCTGTTGCTTGTTTCACTAGTGGTCAACACTGTAGTAGTTGGTTTGGGTTCTAAATTGGCCAACCTACTTTCGCAAAGTAAGATAGATGAAGTAATCCCTGTTGCAAACGATACCATGGCCATTCTAATTTATATTTTAAACAATGTAATTACACTAGCCGCTGTAACCGCTGTATTTGCTGTTATATTTAAAGTATTGCCAGATGTTGTCATCCGTTGGAAATCGGCGATAATCGGTGCCTTATTCACTGCTGTGCTCTTCAGTTTAGGTAAATACCTGATCGGGATTTATATTGAAAAAGGTAATCCAGGTTCTGCTTTTGGTGCAGCCAGCTCGATTATCGTTATTTTATTGTGGATTTATTATACCTCAATTATACTCTACTTCGGCGCTGAATTTACACAAGCCTATGCAGAGAAGTACGATAATGGCATTTCACCTAGTAAGTATGCCGTATTTACAAAAATTACCATCGTAGAGAAAAAGGTAGATGTGTTGCCGCCTCAGCACCCGGAAGATACAGTGAATGTACCTAAAGAATAA
- a CDS encoding outer membrane protein assembly factor BamA (product_source=COG4775; cleavage_site_network=SignalP-noTM; cog=COG4775; pfam=PF01103) codes for MRKLIRPLLFLLACLVWAACSSTKSLKPGQILYTGAEVKINPDSSGKIDNEKQVKTDLEAKTRPRPNKSILGIKYKLGIYNLAGEPKKPKGFRNWLRRQGEPPVLLNDVKLKYNNDVLSSYLISEGYLQANVTGDTIVKEKKGKAIYTAVTGQRYKINKINFPPDTGALTKIINANKDKTLLKVGDYYDIDTYKNERIRIDNDLKENGYFYFSPDYLIMQVDSTIGKNLVNVSVKVKDIAPDAGLKPYTIKNINIYPNYSLRRDSTLRKLKPLQYNDFNIYDDRNTFKPRLFDRLVFFQKGEPYNRKDHNQSLNRMVNVGAFQDVRAEFLPVDSFKNNQLDLNIYLTPLKKNSLTFSVVGTSKSNNFVGSEVKVTQTTRNLFRNAEQLDLSVSGGFETQTKGTSLGKNSLSLTAEGKLTFPRFIVPFYKPNSTNAFIPKTIASLSYQMLNRGSEYTLHAFKGQYGYNFKENLYKEHNFNPISISYVSTSFPDTTVEKNIYIQNPLLRTTLESQFIIGSNYNFTYTNQMEDSRRNNTYFFGGLETGGNVWGLFTPKDENGQRSIFNRPLTQFIRAEADLRDYYKITRNLIWANRLNLGYGYAYGNSTSLPFVKQFFAGGSNDIRAFPARTLGPGTYKVPDDAIFADQGGDIKLMLNSELRFKIVSVLYGALFVDAGNIWLRKEDLGEPGKPETARLGSGFKLKNAFNELAVGTGAGLRVDVSIFVVRLDVAFPIRKPYLPEGQRWVFDDIAFGNKDWRKQNLIFNIGIGYPF; via the coding sequence ATGAGAAAACTAATTAGACCGCTGTTATTTTTATTGGCCTGTTTAGTTTGGGCGGCTTGCAGCAGTACCAAATCGTTAAAACCAGGACAGATTTTGTATACCGGTGCTGAAGTAAAAATCAATCCAGACTCATCAGGAAAAATTGACAATGAAAAACAGGTTAAAACCGATCTTGAAGCCAAAACAAGACCACGTCCAAACAAGTCGATTTTGGGTATAAAATATAAGCTCGGCATTTACAATCTTGCAGGAGAACCCAAAAAGCCAAAAGGTTTTAGAAACTGGTTGCGCAGACAAGGCGAACCGCCCGTGTTATTGAACGATGTAAAGCTGAAATACAACAATGACGTATTATCCAGTTACCTCATTAGCGAAGGGTATTTACAGGCAAATGTTACCGGCGATACTATTGTGAAAGAAAAAAAAGGTAAGGCCATTTATACTGCAGTTACCGGACAGCGATATAAAATCAACAAGATTAATTTCCCTCCGGATACCGGGGCACTCACAAAAATCATTAATGCCAACAAAGATAAAACCTTGTTAAAAGTTGGCGATTATTATGACATCGATACCTACAAAAACGAACGCATCAGGATTGACAACGACTTAAAAGAAAATGGCTATTTCTATTTCAGCCCTGATTATTTAATTATGCAGGTGGATAGCACCATAGGCAAAAACCTGGTTAATGTTTCAGTTAAAGTAAAAGACATTGCTCCTGATGCAGGGTTAAAACCTTATACCATTAAAAACATTAACATCTACCCTAACTATTCCTTAAGGAGAGATAGCACATTAAGAAAACTAAAGCCGTTACAATACAACGATTTCAATATTTACGATGACCGGAACACCTTTAAACCAAGGCTTTTCGATCGTTTGGTATTCTTTCAAAAAGGCGAACCTTATAACCGTAAAGACCATAACCAATCGTTAAACCGAATGGTAAATGTAGGCGCATTTCAGGATGTAAGGGCCGAATTTTTACCGGTTGATAGTTTTAAAAACAATCAGCTCGACCTGAATATTTATTTAACCCCTTTAAAGAAAAACTCACTTACCTTTTCCGTTGTAGGAACAAGTAAATCCAATAATTTCGTTGGTTCGGAAGTGAAAGTCACACAAACCACCAGAAACTTGTTTAGAAATGCAGAACAATTAGATTTGAGTGTTAGTGGTGGTTTCGAAACGCAAACTAAAGGAACTTCTTTAGGCAAAAACTCCTTATCGTTAACTGCCGAAGGAAAACTGACTTTCCCTAGGTTTATTGTTCCCTTTTACAAACCAAATAGCACCAATGCTTTCATCCCGAAAACCATTGCCTCGCTTTCTTACCAGATGCTTAACCGTGGCTCTGAATATACTTTGCATGCTTTTAAAGGGCAATATGGTTATAACTTTAAAGAGAATTTGTATAAGGAGCATAATTTCAATCCGATATCAATAAGTTATGTTTCAACCAGTTTTCCTGATACAACCGTAGAAAAAAATATATACATACAGAACCCATTATTAAGAACCACCTTAGAAAGTCAGTTTATTATTGGTAGTAACTATAATTTCACCTATACCAACCAGATGGAAGATAGCCGAAGAAATAATACCTATTTCTTTGGAGGGTTAGAAACCGGAGGTAATGTTTGGGGCCTATTTACCCCTAAGGATGAAAATGGTCAACGATCTATCTTTAACAGACCATTAACGCAGTTTATCAGGGCAGAAGCCGATTTAAGGGATTATTATAAAATCACCAGAAACTTAATCTGGGCAAACAGGTTAAACTTAGGTTATGGTTATGCTTACGGTAATTCTACCTCACTCCCATTTGTTAAGCAGTTTTTTGCCGGTGGCAGTAACGATATCAGAGCCTTTCCGGCCAGAACTTTAGGTCCAGGTACTTACAAGGTTCCTGATGATGCTATTTTTGCCGATCAGGGTGGTGATATTAAATTAATGCTCAACTCAGAACTTCGTTTTAAAATAGTGAGTGTACTTTATGGCGCATTGTTTGTAGATGCCGGAAATATCTGGTTGAGGAAGGAAGATCTTGGAGAACCCGGCAAACCCGAGACGGCAAGACTTGGATCTGGTTTTAAGCTAAAAAATGCTTTTAACGAGTTGGCCGTGGGTACCGGTGCAGGTTTACGGGTAGATGTCAGCATTTTTGTAGTCCGCTTAGATGTGGCCTTCCCAATTCGTAAGCCGTATTTACCAGAAGGACAAAGATGGGTGTTTGATGATATCGCCTTTGGAAACAAAGACTGGCGTAAACAGAATTTAATTTTTAACATTGGGATAGGATATCCATTTTAA